The following are from one region of the Mus caroli chromosome 13, CAROLI_EIJ_v1.1, whole genome shotgun sequence genome:
- the Polk gene encoding DNA polymerase kappa isoform X2 gives MDNTKEKDNNFKDDLLLRMGLNDNKAGMEGLDKEKINKIIMEATKGSKFYGNELKKEKQVNQRIENMMQQKAQITSQQLRKARLQVDRFAMELERNRNLNNTIVHVDMDAFYAAVEMRDNPELKDKPIAVGSMSMLATSNYHARRFGVRAAMPGFIAKRLCPQLIIVPPNFDKYRAVSKEVKEILAEYDPNFMAVSLDEAYLNITQHLQERRDWPEDKRRYFIKMGNYLEIDTPRQEANELTEYERSISPLLFEDSPPDLQPQGSPFQLNSEEQNSPQIAQNPVVFGTSAEEVVKEIRFRIEQKTTLTASAGIAPNTMLAKVCSDKNKPNGQYQILPSRSSVMDFIKDLPIRKVSGIGKVTEKMLMALGIATCTELYQQRALLSLLFSETSWHYFLHIALGLGSTDLARDGERKSMSVERTFSEISKTEEQYSLCQELCAELAHDLQKEGLKGRTVTIKLKNVNFEVKTRASTVPAAISTAEEIFAIAKELLRTEVNVSECLLFPVKMTGNTNKGASLVSYKLETKLCHLLGIV, from the exons GGGTCCAAATTTTATGGAAATGAGCTCAAGAAGGAAAAGCAAGTCAATCAACGAATTGAAAATATGATGCAACAAAAAGCTCAAATTACCAGCCAGCAGCTAAGGAAAGCTCGATTGCAG gttgaCAGATTTGCAATGGAGTTAGAACGGAACCGGAATTTGAACAATACCATCGTTCATGTTGACATGGATGCTTTCTATGCAGCTGTCGAAATGAGGGACAACCCGGAGCTGAAGGATAAACCCATTGCTGTAGGATCCATGAGCATGTTG GCTACTTCAAATTACCATGCAAGGAGGTTTGGTGTCCGTGCAGCCATGCCAGGATTTATTGCTAAGAGGCTCTGCCCACAACTTATTATAGTGCCCCCAAACTTTGACAAATATAGAGCTGTGAGTAAGGAG GTTAAGGAGATACTGGCTGAATATGATCCCAATTTTATGGCTGTGAGTCTGGACGAAGCCTACTTGAATATAACACAGCACTTGCAGGAAAGGCGAGATTGGCCTGAGGACAAAAGGAGATATTTCATCAAAATGGGGAACTACTTAGAAATCG ACACACCCAGACAGGAAGCTAACGAGCTGACTGAGTATGAGCGGTCCATCTCCCCGCTGCTTTTTGAAGATAGTCCTCCTGATTTGCAACCCCAAGGAAGTCCTTTCCAACTGAACTCTGAAGAACAAAACAGTCCTCAAATAGCCCAAAATCCAGTTGTTTTTGGAACATCAGCTGAGGAAGTGGTAAAGGAAATTCGCTTCAGAATTGAACAAAAAACAACGCTGACAGCCAGCGCAG GCATCGCCCCCAATACAATGTTAGCAAAAGTGTGCAGTGATAAGAATAAGCCGAACGGACAGTACCAGATCCTTCCCAGCAGGAGCTCGGTGATGGACTTCATCAAGGACCTGCCTATTAGAAAG GTTTCTGGAATAGGAAAAGTTACAGAGAAAATGTTAATGGCTCTCGGGATTGCTACTTGCACGGAACTCTACCAACAGAGAGCGTTgctgtctctccttttctctgaaaCATCTTGGCATTATTTTCTTCACATCGCACTGGGTCTAGGTTCAACAGACCTGGCAAG ggatggagaaaggaaaagcatgAGTGTTGAAAG GACATTCAGTGAGATAAGTAAGACAGAGGAACAGTACAGCCTGTGCCAAGAACTGTGCGCTGAGCTCGCCCACGACCTCCAGAAGGAAGGACTTAAG GGAAGAACTGTTACCATTAAGCTGAAGAACGTGAATTTTGAAGTAAAAACTCGTGCATCTACAGTTCCGGCCGCCATTTCTACTGCAGAGGAAATATTTGCCATTGCCAAGGAGCTGCTAAGGACAGAAGTTAAT GTGTCCGAATGTCTACTTTTTCCAGTGAAGATGACAGGAAACACCAACAAAGGAGCATCATTGGTTTCTTACAAGCTGGAAACCAAGCTTTGTCATCTACTGGGGATAGTCTAG
- the Polk gene encoding DNA polymerase kappa isoform X1 — protein MDNTKEKDNNFKDDLLLRMGLNDNKAGMEGLDKEKINKIIMEATKGSKFYGNELKKEKQVNQRIENMMQQKAQITSQQLRKARLQVDRFAMELERNRNLNNTIVHVDMDAFYAAVEMRDNPELKDKPIAVGSMSMLATSNYHARRFGVRAAMPGFIAKRLCPQLIIVPPNFDKYRAVSKEVKEILAEYDPNFMAVSLDEAYLNITQHLQERRDWPEDKRRYFIKMGNYLEIDTPRQEANELTEYERSISPLLFEDSPPDLQPQGSPFQLNSEEQNSPQIAQNPVVFGTSAEEVVKEIRFRIEQKTTLTASAGIAPNTMLAKVCSDKNKPNGQYQILPSRSSVMDFIKDLPIRKVSGIGKVTEKMLMALGIATCTELYQQRALLSLLFSETSWHYFLHIALGLGSTDLARDGERKSMSVERTFSEISKTEEQYSLCQELCAELAHDLQKEGLKGRTVTIKLKNVNFEVKTRASTVPAAISTAEEIFAIAKELLRTEVNVGSPHPLRLRLMGVRMSTFSSEDDRKHQQRSIIGFLQAGNQALSSTGDSLDKTDKTELAQPLEMSHTKSFFDKKRSERISNCQDTSRCKTAGQQALQILEPSQALKKLSESFETSENSNDCQTFICPVCFREQEGVSLEAFNEHVDECLDGPSTSENSKISCYSHASSADIGQKEDVHPSIPLGEKRRHENGEITSVDGVDLTGMEDRSLKAASMDTLENNRSKEEYPDIPDKSCPISLANETISALSRQESIQPCTDEVVTGQALVCPVCNLEQETSDLTLFNIHVDICLNKGIIQELRNSEGNSVKQPKESSRSTDRLQKASGRTKRPGMKTKSSTSKKTKPRDPRHTLDGFFK, from the exons GGGTCCAAATTTTATGGAAATGAGCTCAAGAAGGAAAAGCAAGTCAATCAACGAATTGAAAATATGATGCAACAAAAAGCTCAAATTACCAGCCAGCAGCTAAGGAAAGCTCGATTGCAG gttgaCAGATTTGCAATGGAGTTAGAACGGAACCGGAATTTGAACAATACCATCGTTCATGTTGACATGGATGCTTTCTATGCAGCTGTCGAAATGAGGGACAACCCGGAGCTGAAGGATAAACCCATTGCTGTAGGATCCATGAGCATGTTG GCTACTTCAAATTACCATGCAAGGAGGTTTGGTGTCCGTGCAGCCATGCCAGGATTTATTGCTAAGAGGCTCTGCCCACAACTTATTATAGTGCCCCCAAACTTTGACAAATATAGAGCTGTGAGTAAGGAG GTTAAGGAGATACTGGCTGAATATGATCCCAATTTTATGGCTGTGAGTCTGGACGAAGCCTACTTGAATATAACACAGCACTTGCAGGAAAGGCGAGATTGGCCTGAGGACAAAAGGAGATATTTCATCAAAATGGGGAACTACTTAGAAATCG ACACACCCAGACAGGAAGCTAACGAGCTGACTGAGTATGAGCGGTCCATCTCCCCGCTGCTTTTTGAAGATAGTCCTCCTGATTTGCAACCCCAAGGAAGTCCTTTCCAACTGAACTCTGAAGAACAAAACAGTCCTCAAATAGCCCAAAATCCAGTTGTTTTTGGAACATCAGCTGAGGAAGTGGTAAAGGAAATTCGCTTCAGAATTGAACAAAAAACAACGCTGACAGCCAGCGCAG GCATCGCCCCCAATACAATGTTAGCAAAAGTGTGCAGTGATAAGAATAAGCCGAACGGACAGTACCAGATCCTTCCCAGCAGGAGCTCGGTGATGGACTTCATCAAGGACCTGCCTATTAGAAAG GTTTCTGGAATAGGAAAAGTTACAGAGAAAATGTTAATGGCTCTCGGGATTGCTACTTGCACGGAACTCTACCAACAGAGAGCGTTgctgtctctccttttctctgaaaCATCTTGGCATTATTTTCTTCACATCGCACTGGGTCTAGGTTCAACAGACCTGGCAAG ggatggagaaaggaaaagcatgAGTGTTGAAAG GACATTCAGTGAGATAAGTAAGACAGAGGAACAGTACAGCCTGTGCCAAGAACTGTGCGCTGAGCTCGCCCACGACCTCCAGAAGGAAGGACTTAAG GGAAGAACTGTTACCATTAAGCTGAAGAACGTGAATTTTGAAGTAAAAACTCGTGCATCTACAGTTCCGGCCGCCATTTCTACTGCAGAGGAAATATTTGCCATTGCCAAGGAGCTGCTAAGGACAGAAGTTAATGTGGGTTCGCCACACCCCCTGCGGTTAAGACTGATGG GTGTCCGAATGTCTACTTTTTCCAGTGAAGATGACAGGAAACACCAACAAAGGAGCATCATTGGTTTCTTACAAGCTGGAAACCAAGCTTTGTCATCTACTGGGGATAGTCTAGACAAAACTGACAAAACTGAGCTTGCACAGCCCTTAGAAATGTCTCATACGAAGAGTTTCTTTGATAAAAAGCGATCAGAAAGAATTTCCAACTGTCAAGACACATCCAGATGTAAAACTGCGGGTCAGCAAGCTTTACAGATCTTGGAACCATCCCAAGCATTAAAGAAGCTGAGCGAGAGTTTTGAAACATCAGAGAATTCAAATGACTGTCAGACATTTATATGTCCAGTTTGCTTTAGGGAGCAAGAAGGTGTCAGTCTGGAAGCCTTTAATGAACATGTAGATGAGTGTCTTGATGGACCGTCAACCAGTGAGAACTCAAAAATATCCTGTTACTCACATGCTTCCTCTGCAGACATTGGTCAGAAGGAAGATGTACACCCCTCTATTCCACTGGGTGAGAAACGGAGGCATGAAAATGGAGAGATCACTTCAGTAGATGGTGTAGATCTAACAGGGATGGAAGACAGATCATTGAAAGCAGCAAGTATGGACACTCTAGAGAATAATCGCAGCAAAGAGGAATATCCTGATATTCCAGACAAGTCTTGTCCTATATCACTGGCAAATGAAACCATCAGTGCATTAAGTAGGCAAGAATCTATCCAGCCTTGTACAGATGAGGTAGTAACAGGACAAGCTCTAGTGTGTCCTGTTTGTAACCTAGAACAAGAGACTTCTGATCTTACCCTCTTCAACATACATGTGGATATTTGCTTAAATAAAGGTATTATCCAAGAACTGAGAAATAGTGAAGGTAATTCAGTTAAACAACCCAAAGAAAGCTCGAGAAGTACTG ACAGACTTCAGAAGGCTTCAGGAAGGACCAAAAG GCCAGGAATGAAGACAAAGAGCTCAACATCGAAGAAAACAAAGCCCCGAGATCCCAGACACACCCTTGAtggattttttaaatga